A genomic stretch from Salvelinus alpinus chromosome 38, SLU_Salpinus.1, whole genome shotgun sequence includes:
- the LOC139566317 gene encoding claudin-10-like, with protein sequence MSNMATEIVAFILNISGWILVCSTLPTDYWKVSSVDGTVITTATFWSNLWKTCVTDSTGVSNCKDFPSMLALDVYIQVCRGLMIASVCLGFFGATLALIGMKCTRIGGSESTKARLTGLSGLHFILNGLCSLTACSLYAHRITSEFFDPLFFAQKFELGAALFIGWAGSVLCISGGLIFCLSLSEGSRQVCTIN encoded by the exons ATGAGCAACATGGCCACGGAGATCGTTGCCTTCATCCTGAACATATCTGGATGGATCCTGGTCTGCTCCACGTTGCCTACTGACTACTGGAAGGTGTCCTCCGTGGATGGGACGGTCATCACCACGGCGACCTTCTGGTCCAACCTGTGGAAGACCTGCGTCACGGATTCTACAGGAGTGTCCAACTGTAAAGATTTCCCCTCCATGCTGGCTCTGGACG tgtATATCCAGGTGTGTCGAGGCCTGATGATTGCGTCTGTGTGCCTGGGGTTCTTTGGAGCCACCCTGGCCCTGATTGGAATGAAGTGTACCAGGATCGGAGGCTCAGAGAGCACCAAGGCCAGACTAACAGGCCTCTCAGGCCTTCACTTCATACTCAATG GGCTTTGCTCCTTGACTGCATGCTCCCTGTACGCACACAGGATCACATCAGAGTTCTTTGACCCACTCTTTTTTGCTCAAAA GTTTGAACTGGGCGCAGCGCTCTTCATCGGATGGGCTGGCTCTGTGCTCTGCATTTCAGGAGGACTCATATTCTGCCTCTCCCTGTCAGAGGGCTCCAGGCAAGTTTGTACAATTAATTAA
- the LOC139566431 gene encoding claudin-10-like: MKIRVMQIWGFLMTVLGWIFVACTMAMEGWKITSIGGMGGSAVIKVAWYWSNLWKACFTDSTSVTNCQDFPVLWSVDNHIQIVRGLLMGALSVGMLGFVLSLIGMECTFLGGKDKAKHRKLFTGGVCHIISGFLAASGYAVYAKYVSGEYFNPYFDGLKFDLGTPLFLGWVGSAFHMTGGWFYLASVCKLLCEDESKTLVIPELPEVEIDQAKSTTVQSPVSQITSKIKVSSASKISSKSARSDVSAISSRSGQSGRASNSERSGRSSNSGQSSKFGGGSLTSGRPSRSRSHGSVHSEVSSGSSSTVSSLSSGSRRSEREPFIKNSYL; encoded by the exons ATGAAAATCCGCGTGATGCAGATCTGGGGCTTCCTGATGACAGTGCTGGGCTGGATCTTTGTGGCATGCACCATGGCCATGGAGGGCTGGAAGATCACGTCCATCGGGGGCATGGGCGGCTCGGCTGTCATCAAGGTGGCCTGGTACTGGTCTAACCTGTGGAAGGCCTGCTTCACCGACTCCACTTCTGTCACCAACTGCCAAGACTTCCCTGTGCTCTGGTCCGTGGACA ACCACATCCAGATTGTGAGGGGCCTGCTGATGGGTGCTCTGTCTGTGGGGATGCTGGGGTTCGTACTCAGTCTCATTGGGATGGAGTGCACCTTCCTCGGGGGCAAGGACAAGGCGAAGCACAGGAAGCTCTTCACTGGAGGAGTCTGTCACATCATCAGTG GCTTTCTGGCTGCGTCGGGATATGCTGTCTACGCAAAATACGTCTCCGGGGAATACTTCAACCCCTATTTTGACGGATTAAA gtTTGACCTGGGGACTCCTCTGTTTCTTGGCTGGGTGGGATCAGCTTTCCATATGACAGGGGGTTGGTTCTACTTGGCCTCTGTGTGCAAACTGCTCTGTGAGGACGAGAG CAAAACTCTAGTCATCCCTGAACTTCCCGAGGTTGAGATCGACCAGGCCAAGTCCACCACAGTACAGTCCCCAGTATCCCAGATCACCTCAAAGATCAAGGTTTCATCTGCATCTAAGATTTCTTCAAAATCTGCACGCTCAGATGTGTCTGCCATCTCCTCAAGGTCTGGTCAGTCCGGTCGCGCGTCCAATTCAGAGCGGTCTGGACGGTCCTCGAACTCCGGGCAGTCCTCGAAATTTGGCGGTGGGTCTTTGACGTCTGGTCGTCCATCGAGGTCGAGGTCTCATGGGTCAGTGCACTCTGAGGTGAGCAGCGGCAGCAGTAGTACAGTGTCCTCTTTATCCAGTGGGTcaaggaggagcgagagagaaccgTTTATCAAAAACTCCTACTTATGA
- the cldn10d gene encoding claudin-10, translating to MKHRTVMMYMEIGCFVSCLAGWILVSSTLAIEYWTWSEVGSVVLTTGNYFSNLWKDCVSDSTGVSDCKEYPSMLGLPAFLHSVRALSICSVILGFFAGVLTLIGMKCTKIGGSELANARVTFAGGITYLASGFAGLIVYSWWGNKVRSEFVDPNFKAQKFEIGAAVFIGWGGSILLITGGFVLSFFSGKEGLRSTSKKRPRRPNSYATARTRRTYMMPNSSSVTPMPQLVQGSRGGRKIRTTRTTGTFSRDDFV from the exons ATGAAGCACAGGACGGTGATGATGTACATGGAGATAGGCTGCTTTGTGTCGTGTCTGGCTGGCTGGATTCTGGTGAGCTCCACCCTGGCTATAGAGTACTGGACCTGGTCTGAAGTGGGCAGCGTGGTGCTCACCACCGGCAACTACTTCTCTAACCTCTGGAAGGACTGTGTCTCAGACTCCACGGGCGTGTCCGACTGCAAAGAGTACCCCTCCATGCTGGGACTACCAG CGTTCCTTCACTCAGTAAGGGCTCTGTCCATCTGTTCTGTCATCCTCGGGTTCTTCGCTGGAGTCCTCACACTGATAGGGATGAAGTGCACCAAGATTGGAGGGTCAGAGCTCGCCAACGCACGGGTCACCTTCGCCGGGGGAATCACCTATCTGGCGTCTG GATTTGCTGGCCTGATCGTGTACTCCTGGTGGGGTAACAAAGTAAGATCAGAGTTTGTGGATCCCAATTTCAAGGCACAGAA ATTTGAAATCGGAGCAGCGGTTTTTATTGGCTGGGGAGGCTCGATCTTGCTCATCACCGGTGGTTTCGTACTCAGCTTCTTCTCTGGAAAGGAGGGCCTACGCTCAAC ATCAAAGAAAAGGCCCCGCAGACCTAACTCCTATGCCACAGCTCGGACCAGACGCACATACATGATGCCAAACTCTTCCAGTGTGACTCCAATGCCACAATTGGTCCAAGGGAGCAGAGGTGGCAGAAAGATCAGGACAACAAGGACCACTGGGACGTTTAGCAGGGACGATTTTGTTTGA